A stretch of Nilaparvata lugens isolate BPH chromosome 12, ASM1435652v1, whole genome shotgun sequence DNA encodes these proteins:
- the LOC111055558 gene encoding troponin T isoform X1 encodes MSDDEEVYSESEEETQPEPEPVKKTESRASIKGGGDNDPEFVKRQEAKSSALDEQLKEYIAEWRKQRSKEEDDLKKLKEKQAKRKVMRAEEEKKMAERKKQEEERRVKEIEEKKQRDMEEKRKRLEEAEKKRQTMMAALKDQSKSKGPNFTVNKKTDLNMTSAQMERNKTKEQLEEEKKISLSFRIKPLAIENMSINALRAKAQELWDCIVKLETEKYDLEERQKRQDYDLKELKERQKQQLRHKALKKGLDPEALTGKYPPKIQVASKYERRVDTRSYDDKKKLFEGGYIEQTKETMEKVWNERTDQFGNRPKAKLPKWFGERPGKKKDDPESPEEEEVKKDDEVEEPVFEAEEEEEEEAEEEEEEEEEEEEEEEEEEEEE; translated from the exons TCAGCCAGAGCCCGAGCCAGTAAAGAAGACAGA GAGTAGGGCCTCCATAAA gGGAGGAGGCGACAATGATCCTGAATTTGTCAAg CGCCAAGAAGCCAAGTCATCGGCTCTTGACGAACAGCTGAAAGAGTACATCGCCGAATGGCGCAAACAGAGGTCAAAGGAGGAGGATGATCTCAAAAAGCTCAAGGAGAAACAGGCCAAGCGCAAG gtCATGCGAgcggaagaagaaaagaaaatggCGGAACGCAAGAAGCAAGAGGAGGAGCGCAGAGTGAAGGAGATCGAAGAGAAGAAACAGAGAGACATGGAAGAGAAAAGAAAGCGCTTGGAAGAGGCCGAGAAGAAGAGACAGACAATGATGGCGGCTCTCAAg GACCAGAGCAAATCGAAAGGACCCAACTTCACCGTAAACAAGAAAACAGAC TTGAACATGACCTCAGCTCAAATGGAAAGGAACAAGACTAAGGAGCAgctggaggaggagaagaagatctCTCTGTCGTTCCGCATCAAGCCGTTGGCCATCGAGAACATGAGCATCAACGCACTGCGCGCCAAGGCCCAGGAACTGTGGGACTGCATCGTCAAGCTCGAAACTGAGAAGTACGATCTGGAGGAACGCCAGAAGAGGCAGGACTACGAT cTCAAAGAATTGAAAGAAAGACAAAAGCAGCAGCTGAGGCATAAAGCCCTGAAAAAAGGCCTTGACCCTGA gGCTCTCACAGGAAAGTACCCA CCAAAAATCCAAGTCGCCTCCAAATATGAAAGACGTGTAGATACAAGGTCATACGACGACAAGAAGAAGCTCTTCGAAGGT GGATACATTGAGCAGACGAAAGAAACCATGGAGAAGGTCTGGAACGAAAGAACAGACCAGTTTGGAAACCGTCCCAAAG CTAAACTGCCAAAATGGTTCGGAGAGAGGCCAGGCAAGAAGAAGGACGACCCAGAGAGCCCCGAGGAAGAGGAAGTGAAGAAGGATGACGAAGTAGAGGAACCAGTCTTCGAAGccgaagaggaagaggaggaggaggccgaggaagaggaggaggaagaagaagaggaggaggaagaagaggaagaggaggaggaagaagaataa
- the LOC111055558 gene encoding troponin T isoform X3, translating into MSDDEEVYSESEEETQPEPEPVKKTEGGGDNDPEFVKRQEAKSSALDEQLKEYIAEWRKQRSKEEDDLKKLKEKQAKRKVMRAEEEKKMAERKKQEEERRVKEIEEKKQRDMEEKRKRLEEAEKKRQTMMAALKDQSKSKGPNFTVNKKTDLNMTSAQMERNKTKEQLEEEKKISLSFRIKPLAIENMSINALRAKAQELWDCIVKLETEKYDLEERQKRQDYDLKELKERQKQQLRHKALKKGLDPEALTGKYPPKIQVASKYERRVDTRSYDDKKKLFEGGYIEQTKETMEKVWNERTDQFGNRPKAKLPKWFGERPGKKKDDPESPEEEEVKKDDEVEEPVFEAEEEEEEEAEEEEEEEEEEEEEEEEEEEEE; encoded by the exons TCAGCCAGAGCCCGAGCCAGTAAAGAAGACAGA gGGAGGAGGCGACAATGATCCTGAATTTGTCAAg CGCCAAGAAGCCAAGTCATCGGCTCTTGACGAACAGCTGAAAGAGTACATCGCCGAATGGCGCAAACAGAGGTCAAAGGAGGAGGATGATCTCAAAAAGCTCAAGGAGAAACAGGCCAAGCGCAAG gtCATGCGAgcggaagaagaaaagaaaatggCGGAACGCAAGAAGCAAGAGGAGGAGCGCAGAGTGAAGGAGATCGAAGAGAAGAAACAGAGAGACATGGAAGAGAAAAGAAAGCGCTTGGAAGAGGCCGAGAAGAAGAGACAGACAATGATGGCGGCTCTCAAg GACCAGAGCAAATCGAAAGGACCCAACTTCACCGTAAACAAGAAAACAGAC TTGAACATGACCTCAGCTCAAATGGAAAGGAACAAGACTAAGGAGCAgctggaggaggagaagaagatctCTCTGTCGTTCCGCATCAAGCCGTTGGCCATCGAGAACATGAGCATCAACGCACTGCGCGCCAAGGCCCAGGAACTGTGGGACTGCATCGTCAAGCTCGAAACTGAGAAGTACGATCTGGAGGAACGCCAGAAGAGGCAGGACTACGAT cTCAAAGAATTGAAAGAAAGACAAAAGCAGCAGCTGAGGCATAAAGCCCTGAAAAAAGGCCTTGACCCTGA gGCTCTCACAGGAAAGTACCCA CCAAAAATCCAAGTCGCCTCCAAATATGAAAGACGTGTAGATACAAGGTCATACGACGACAAGAAGAAGCTCTTCGAAGGT GGATACATTGAGCAGACGAAAGAAACCATGGAGAAGGTCTGGAACGAAAGAACAGACCAGTTTGGAAACCGTCCCAAAG CTAAACTGCCAAAATGGTTCGGAGAGAGGCCAGGCAAGAAGAAGGACGACCCAGAGAGCCCCGAGGAAGAGGAAGTGAAGAAGGATGACGAAGTAGAGGAACCAGTCTTCGAAGccgaagaggaagaggaggaggaggccgaggaagaggaggaggaagaagaagaggaggaggaagaagaggaagaggaggaggaagaagaataa
- the LOC111055558 gene encoding troponin T isoform X7 — protein MSDDEEVYSGGGDNDPEFVKRQEAKSSALDEQLKEYIAEWRKQRSKEEDDLKKLKEKQAKRKVMRAEEEKKMAERKKQEEERRVKEIEEKKQRDMEEKRKRLEEAEKKRQTMMAALKDQSKSKGPNFTVNKKTDLNMTSAQMERNKTKEQLEEEKKISLSFRIKPLAIENMSINALRAKAQELWDCIVKLETEKYDLEERQKRQDYDLKELKERQKQQLRHKALKKGLDPEALTGKYPPKIQVASKYERRVDTRSYDDKKKLFEGGYIEQTKETMEKVWNERTDQFGNRPKAKLPKWFGERPGKKKDDPESPEEEEVKKDDEVEEPVFEAEEEEEEEAEEEEEEEEEEEEEEEEEEEEE, from the exons gGGAGGAGGCGACAATGATCCTGAATTTGTCAAg CGCCAAGAAGCCAAGTCATCGGCTCTTGACGAACAGCTGAAAGAGTACATCGCCGAATGGCGCAAACAGAGGTCAAAGGAGGAGGATGATCTCAAAAAGCTCAAGGAGAAACAGGCCAAGCGCAAG gtCATGCGAgcggaagaagaaaagaaaatggCGGAACGCAAGAAGCAAGAGGAGGAGCGCAGAGTGAAGGAGATCGAAGAGAAGAAACAGAGAGACATGGAAGAGAAAAGAAAGCGCTTGGAAGAGGCCGAGAAGAAGAGACAGACAATGATGGCGGCTCTCAAg GACCAGAGCAAATCGAAAGGACCCAACTTCACCGTAAACAAGAAAACAGAC TTGAACATGACCTCAGCTCAAATGGAAAGGAACAAGACTAAGGAGCAgctggaggaggagaagaagatctCTCTGTCGTTCCGCATCAAGCCGTTGGCCATCGAGAACATGAGCATCAACGCACTGCGCGCCAAGGCCCAGGAACTGTGGGACTGCATCGTCAAGCTCGAAACTGAGAAGTACGATCTGGAGGAACGCCAGAAGAGGCAGGACTACGAT cTCAAAGAATTGAAAGAAAGACAAAAGCAGCAGCTGAGGCATAAAGCCCTGAAAAAAGGCCTTGACCCTGA gGCTCTCACAGGAAAGTACCCA CCAAAAATCCAAGTCGCCTCCAAATATGAAAGACGTGTAGATACAAGGTCATACGACGACAAGAAGAAGCTCTTCGAAGGT GGATACATTGAGCAGACGAAAGAAACCATGGAGAAGGTCTGGAACGAAAGAACAGACCAGTTTGGAAACCGTCCCAAAG CTAAACTGCCAAAATGGTTCGGAGAGAGGCCAGGCAAGAAGAAGGACGACCCAGAGAGCCCCGAGGAAGAGGAAGTGAAGAAGGATGACGAAGTAGAGGAACCAGTCTTCGAAGccgaagaggaagaggaggaggaggccgaggaagaggaggaggaagaagaagaggaggaggaagaagaggaagaggaggaggaagaagaataa
- the LOC111055558 gene encoding troponin T isoform X5 produces the protein MSDDEEVYSESEEETGGGDNDPEFVKRQEAKSSALDEQLKEYIAEWRKQRSKEEDDLKKLKEKQAKRKVMRAEEEKKMAERKKQEEERRVKEIEEKKQRDMEEKRKRLEEAEKKRQTMMAALKDQSKSKGPNFTVNKKTDLNMTSAQMERNKTKEQLEEEKKISLSFRIKPLAIENMSINALRAKAQELWDCIVKLETEKYDLEERQKRQDYDLKELKERQKQQLRHKALKKGLDPEALTGKYPPKIQVASKYERRVDTRSYDDKKKLFEGGYIEQTKETMEKVWNERTDQFGNRPKAKLPKWFGERPGKKKDDPESPEEEEVKKDDEVEEPVFEAEEEEEEEAEEEEEEEEEEEEEEEEEEEEE, from the exons gGGAGGAGGCGACAATGATCCTGAATTTGTCAAg CGCCAAGAAGCCAAGTCATCGGCTCTTGACGAACAGCTGAAAGAGTACATCGCCGAATGGCGCAAACAGAGGTCAAAGGAGGAGGATGATCTCAAAAAGCTCAAGGAGAAACAGGCCAAGCGCAAG gtCATGCGAgcggaagaagaaaagaaaatggCGGAACGCAAGAAGCAAGAGGAGGAGCGCAGAGTGAAGGAGATCGAAGAGAAGAAACAGAGAGACATGGAAGAGAAAAGAAAGCGCTTGGAAGAGGCCGAGAAGAAGAGACAGACAATGATGGCGGCTCTCAAg GACCAGAGCAAATCGAAAGGACCCAACTTCACCGTAAACAAGAAAACAGAC TTGAACATGACCTCAGCTCAAATGGAAAGGAACAAGACTAAGGAGCAgctggaggaggagaagaagatctCTCTGTCGTTCCGCATCAAGCCGTTGGCCATCGAGAACATGAGCATCAACGCACTGCGCGCCAAGGCCCAGGAACTGTGGGACTGCATCGTCAAGCTCGAAACTGAGAAGTACGATCTGGAGGAACGCCAGAAGAGGCAGGACTACGAT cTCAAAGAATTGAAAGAAAGACAAAAGCAGCAGCTGAGGCATAAAGCCCTGAAAAAAGGCCTTGACCCTGA gGCTCTCACAGGAAAGTACCCA CCAAAAATCCAAGTCGCCTCCAAATATGAAAGACGTGTAGATACAAGGTCATACGACGACAAGAAGAAGCTCTTCGAAGGT GGATACATTGAGCAGACGAAAGAAACCATGGAGAAGGTCTGGAACGAAAGAACAGACCAGTTTGGAAACCGTCCCAAAG CTAAACTGCCAAAATGGTTCGGAGAGAGGCCAGGCAAGAAGAAGGACGACCCAGAGAGCCCCGAGGAAGAGGAAGTGAAGAAGGATGACGAAGTAGAGGAACCAGTCTTCGAAGccgaagaggaagaggaggaggaggccgaggaagaggaggaggaagaagaagaggaggaggaagaagaggaagaggaggaggaagaagaataa
- the LOC111055558 gene encoding troponin T isoform X8: MSDDEEVYSGGGDNDPEFVKRQEAKSSALDEQLKEYIAEWRKQRSKEEDDLKKLKEKQAKRKVMRAEEEKKMAERKKQEEERRVKEIEEKKQRDMEEKRKRLEEAEKKRQTMMAALKDQSKSKGPNFTVNKKTDLNMTSAQMERNKTKEQLEEEKKISLSFRIKPLAIENMSINALRAKAQELWDCIVKLETEKYDLEERQKRQDYDLKELKERQKQQLRHKALKKGLDPEALTGKYPPKIQVASKYERRVDTRSYDDKKKLFEGGWDTLTSETNEKIWKSRNDQFSNRSKAKLPKWFGERPGKKKDDPESPEEEEVKKDDEVEEPVFEAEEEEEEEAEEEEEEEEEEEEEEEEEEEEE; the protein is encoded by the exons gGGAGGAGGCGACAATGATCCTGAATTTGTCAAg CGCCAAGAAGCCAAGTCATCGGCTCTTGACGAACAGCTGAAAGAGTACATCGCCGAATGGCGCAAACAGAGGTCAAAGGAGGAGGATGATCTCAAAAAGCTCAAGGAGAAACAGGCCAAGCGCAAG gtCATGCGAgcggaagaagaaaagaaaatggCGGAACGCAAGAAGCAAGAGGAGGAGCGCAGAGTGAAGGAGATCGAAGAGAAGAAACAGAGAGACATGGAAGAGAAAAGAAAGCGCTTGGAAGAGGCCGAGAAGAAGAGACAGACAATGATGGCGGCTCTCAAg GACCAGAGCAAATCGAAAGGACCCAACTTCACCGTAAACAAGAAAACAGAC TTGAACATGACCTCAGCTCAAATGGAAAGGAACAAGACTAAGGAGCAgctggaggaggagaagaagatctCTCTGTCGTTCCGCATCAAGCCGTTGGCCATCGAGAACATGAGCATCAACGCACTGCGCGCCAAGGCCCAGGAACTGTGGGACTGCATCGTCAAGCTCGAAACTGAGAAGTACGATCTGGAGGAACGCCAGAAGAGGCAGGACTACGAT cTCAAAGAATTGAAAGAAAGACAAAAGCAGCAGCTGAGGCATAAAGCCCTGAAAAAAGGCCTTGACCCTGA gGCTCTCACAGGAAAGTACCCA CCAAAAATCCAAGTCGCCTCCAAATATGAAAGACGTGTAGATACAAGGTCATACGACGACAAGAAGAAGCTCTTCGAAGGT GGCTGGGACACATTAACATCAGAAACCAATGAGAAAATATGGAAGAGCAGAAACGATCAGTTTTCAAATCGTAGCAAGG CTAAACTGCCAAAATGGTTCGGAGAGAGGCCAGGCAAGAAGAAGGACGACCCAGAGAGCCCCGAGGAAGAGGAAGTGAAGAAGGATGACGAAGTAGAGGAACCAGTCTTCGAAGccgaagaggaagaggaggaggaggccgaggaagaggaggaggaagaagaagaggaggaggaagaagaggaagaggaggaggaagaagaataa
- the LOC111055558 gene encoding troponin T isoform X4, which yields MSDDEEVYSESEEETQPEPEPVKKTEGGGDNDPEFVKRQEAKSSALDEQLKEYIAEWRKQRSKEEDDLKKLKEKQAKRKVMRAEEEKKMAERKKQEEERRVKEIEEKKQRDMEEKRKRLEEAEKKRQTMMAALKDQSKSKGPNFTVNKKTDLNMTSAQMERNKTKEQLEEEKKISLSFRIKPLAIENMSINALRAKAQELWDCIVKLETEKYDLEERQKRQDYDLKELKERQKQQLRHKALKKGLDPEALTGKYPPKIQVASKYERRVDTRSYDDKKKLFEGGWDTLTSETNEKIWKSRNDQFSNRSKAKLPKWFGERPGKKKDDPESPEEEEVKKDDEVEEPVFEAEEEEEEEAEEEEEEEEEEEEEEEEEEEEE from the exons TCAGCCAGAGCCCGAGCCAGTAAAGAAGACAGA gGGAGGAGGCGACAATGATCCTGAATTTGTCAAg CGCCAAGAAGCCAAGTCATCGGCTCTTGACGAACAGCTGAAAGAGTACATCGCCGAATGGCGCAAACAGAGGTCAAAGGAGGAGGATGATCTCAAAAAGCTCAAGGAGAAACAGGCCAAGCGCAAG gtCATGCGAgcggaagaagaaaagaaaatggCGGAACGCAAGAAGCAAGAGGAGGAGCGCAGAGTGAAGGAGATCGAAGAGAAGAAACAGAGAGACATGGAAGAGAAAAGAAAGCGCTTGGAAGAGGCCGAGAAGAAGAGACAGACAATGATGGCGGCTCTCAAg GACCAGAGCAAATCGAAAGGACCCAACTTCACCGTAAACAAGAAAACAGAC TTGAACATGACCTCAGCTCAAATGGAAAGGAACAAGACTAAGGAGCAgctggaggaggagaagaagatctCTCTGTCGTTCCGCATCAAGCCGTTGGCCATCGAGAACATGAGCATCAACGCACTGCGCGCCAAGGCCCAGGAACTGTGGGACTGCATCGTCAAGCTCGAAACTGAGAAGTACGATCTGGAGGAACGCCAGAAGAGGCAGGACTACGAT cTCAAAGAATTGAAAGAAAGACAAAAGCAGCAGCTGAGGCATAAAGCCCTGAAAAAAGGCCTTGACCCTGA gGCTCTCACAGGAAAGTACCCA CCAAAAATCCAAGTCGCCTCCAAATATGAAAGACGTGTAGATACAAGGTCATACGACGACAAGAAGAAGCTCTTCGAAGGT GGCTGGGACACATTAACATCAGAAACCAATGAGAAAATATGGAAGAGCAGAAACGATCAGTTTTCAAATCGTAGCAAGG CTAAACTGCCAAAATGGTTCGGAGAGAGGCCAGGCAAGAAGAAGGACGACCCAGAGAGCCCCGAGGAAGAGGAAGTGAAGAAGGATGACGAAGTAGAGGAACCAGTCTTCGAAGccgaagaggaagaggaggaggaggccgaggaagaggaggaggaagaagaagaggaggaggaagaagaggaagaggaggaggaagaagaataa
- the LOC111055558 gene encoding troponin T isoform X2, producing MSDDEEVYSESEEETQPEPEPVKKTESRASIKGGGDNDPEFVKRQEAKSSALDEQLKEYIAEWRKQRSKEEDDLKKLKEKQAKRKVMRAEEEKKMAERKKQEEERRVKEIEEKKQRDMEEKRKRLEEAEKKRQTMMAALKDQSKSKGPNFTVNKKTDLNMTSAQMERNKTKEQLEEEKKISLSFRIKPLAIENMSINALRAKAQELWDCIVKLETEKYDLEERQKRQDYDLKELKERQKQQLRHKALKKGLDPEALTGKYPPKIQVASKYERRVDTRSYDDKKKLFEGGWDTLTSETNEKIWKSRNDQFSNRSKAKLPKWFGERPGKKKDDPESPEEEEVKKDDEVEEPVFEAEEEEEEEAEEEEEEEEEEEEEEEEEEEEE from the exons TCAGCCAGAGCCCGAGCCAGTAAAGAAGACAGA GAGTAGGGCCTCCATAAA gGGAGGAGGCGACAATGATCCTGAATTTGTCAAg CGCCAAGAAGCCAAGTCATCGGCTCTTGACGAACAGCTGAAAGAGTACATCGCCGAATGGCGCAAACAGAGGTCAAAGGAGGAGGATGATCTCAAAAAGCTCAAGGAGAAACAGGCCAAGCGCAAG gtCATGCGAgcggaagaagaaaagaaaatggCGGAACGCAAGAAGCAAGAGGAGGAGCGCAGAGTGAAGGAGATCGAAGAGAAGAAACAGAGAGACATGGAAGAGAAAAGAAAGCGCTTGGAAGAGGCCGAGAAGAAGAGACAGACAATGATGGCGGCTCTCAAg GACCAGAGCAAATCGAAAGGACCCAACTTCACCGTAAACAAGAAAACAGAC TTGAACATGACCTCAGCTCAAATGGAAAGGAACAAGACTAAGGAGCAgctggaggaggagaagaagatctCTCTGTCGTTCCGCATCAAGCCGTTGGCCATCGAGAACATGAGCATCAACGCACTGCGCGCCAAGGCCCAGGAACTGTGGGACTGCATCGTCAAGCTCGAAACTGAGAAGTACGATCTGGAGGAACGCCAGAAGAGGCAGGACTACGAT cTCAAAGAATTGAAAGAAAGACAAAAGCAGCAGCTGAGGCATAAAGCCCTGAAAAAAGGCCTTGACCCTGA gGCTCTCACAGGAAAGTACCCA CCAAAAATCCAAGTCGCCTCCAAATATGAAAGACGTGTAGATACAAGGTCATACGACGACAAGAAGAAGCTCTTCGAAGGT GGCTGGGACACATTAACATCAGAAACCAATGAGAAAATATGGAAGAGCAGAAACGATCAGTTTTCAAATCGTAGCAAGG CTAAACTGCCAAAATGGTTCGGAGAGAGGCCAGGCAAGAAGAAGGACGACCCAGAGAGCCCCGAGGAAGAGGAAGTGAAGAAGGATGACGAAGTAGAGGAACCAGTCTTCGAAGccgaagaggaagaggaggaggaggccgaggaagaggaggaggaagaagaagaggaggaggaagaagaggaagaggaggaggaagaagaataa
- the LOC111055558 gene encoding troponin T isoform X6: protein MSDDEEVYSESEEETGGGDNDPEFVKRQEAKSSALDEQLKEYIAEWRKQRSKEEDDLKKLKEKQAKRKVMRAEEEKKMAERKKQEEERRVKEIEEKKQRDMEEKRKRLEEAEKKRQTMMAALKDQSKSKGPNFTVNKKTDLNMTSAQMERNKTKEQLEEEKKISLSFRIKPLAIENMSINALRAKAQELWDCIVKLETEKYDLEERQKRQDYDLKELKERQKQQLRHKALKKGLDPEALTGKYPPKIQVASKYERRVDTRSYDDKKKLFEGGWDTLTSETNEKIWKSRNDQFSNRSKAKLPKWFGERPGKKKDDPESPEEEEVKKDDEVEEPVFEAEEEEEEEAEEEEEEEEEEEEEEEEEEEEE from the exons gGGAGGAGGCGACAATGATCCTGAATTTGTCAAg CGCCAAGAAGCCAAGTCATCGGCTCTTGACGAACAGCTGAAAGAGTACATCGCCGAATGGCGCAAACAGAGGTCAAAGGAGGAGGATGATCTCAAAAAGCTCAAGGAGAAACAGGCCAAGCGCAAG gtCATGCGAgcggaagaagaaaagaaaatggCGGAACGCAAGAAGCAAGAGGAGGAGCGCAGAGTGAAGGAGATCGAAGAGAAGAAACAGAGAGACATGGAAGAGAAAAGAAAGCGCTTGGAAGAGGCCGAGAAGAAGAGACAGACAATGATGGCGGCTCTCAAg GACCAGAGCAAATCGAAAGGACCCAACTTCACCGTAAACAAGAAAACAGAC TTGAACATGACCTCAGCTCAAATGGAAAGGAACAAGACTAAGGAGCAgctggaggaggagaagaagatctCTCTGTCGTTCCGCATCAAGCCGTTGGCCATCGAGAACATGAGCATCAACGCACTGCGCGCCAAGGCCCAGGAACTGTGGGACTGCATCGTCAAGCTCGAAACTGAGAAGTACGATCTGGAGGAACGCCAGAAGAGGCAGGACTACGAT cTCAAAGAATTGAAAGAAAGACAAAAGCAGCAGCTGAGGCATAAAGCCCTGAAAAAAGGCCTTGACCCTGA gGCTCTCACAGGAAAGTACCCA CCAAAAATCCAAGTCGCCTCCAAATATGAAAGACGTGTAGATACAAGGTCATACGACGACAAGAAGAAGCTCTTCGAAGGT GGCTGGGACACATTAACATCAGAAACCAATGAGAAAATATGGAAGAGCAGAAACGATCAGTTTTCAAATCGTAGCAAGG CTAAACTGCCAAAATGGTTCGGAGAGAGGCCAGGCAAGAAGAAGGACGACCCAGAGAGCCCCGAGGAAGAGGAAGTGAAGAAGGATGACGAAGTAGAGGAACCAGTCTTCGAAGccgaagaggaagaggaggaggaggccgaggaagaggaggaggaagaagaagaggaggaggaagaagaggaagaggaggaggaagaagaataa